GGCAGATTCCGAATAATGTGATAATCAACAATGCGACTCTGTATCTAAATCAATCACAAGGGCCGTTTACAGATACTACTCTTGCACTTTATCCGCTATCAGCAGATTGGAATGAGATCACCGCAAACTGGGGTAATCAACCATCATACAACTCTTCTTACAAGGCAACAGCTACGCTTGGGACAAATACAGGCGGAAAATACATCGATGTGAAGAACATCGTCCAAGCATGGGTAAATGGCACGATCCCAAACTACGGTTTTTTGATTAAAGATGATGTTGAAAGTACGTCAAAAAACTCATTCAGAACATTCGAGGCGAAAGACAACACTAACACAATTAGCCAACCACAACTCATAATCGACTACACAATCCCATCAACAGGGAAAAAGCAGGTTGTTATAGAATCGAATTTCGCTTCAGGTAAAGGCACGCCGAGCAACACATTTACAGCAACAATACAGACAGCAAATCCTGGAGACACTTATATAATCCAAGTTATTAACGCAGTAAACGGAAATGTCACGACATCAAGTCCAGGGTGGGTAAAACTTGGGCAGTCTTGGAATGGATTTGTATGCGCGGCTTACTTCACAAAAATAGCAAGCGGAGGAAACGACTCTCCTACGTTTAACACAACAGGAGGAAATACAACTTGGTACAGTCAATGCTTGCGCTTATCGAATGTTAAATCCGTTTCACAGTTGTTCAACAGCTGGTCATCTGGCAATACTACTCAATTTTCCGCGACAGGAGGCTCATTGTCCGCTAGTAAGGCGTTGATGATCGGCATGACTGCTGTTCCTACATCGGGATCATGGACGCCGCCTCTGAGTGCCAATGAACAATATGACTCATATGACAGTACCACAGGGACAACGGTTAGCTCGTGGGCGAAATACATGTACGATAAGACAACTTATTCGGCAAGTGATACAACCTCCACATTCTCGCAGTCTAATATGCTAATGCTAGCGTTGTTTGAAGTTCAACCAAAAACCAATAATCCGCCAACACTCACGCTGACGAGTCCTACCGATAATCAGACATTAGCGGAAGGTAATGCGCTGCCGATTCAGGGGACGGCTGCGGATCAAGATGTCAACGACAACGTCGTTATCAAGTACCAGATCAATAATGGACCAATCCGAAATGCAGGGTCAGGCGTATCCGATGGGAGCACGCCTATTTCTTTTGCTCGGACTCTGACATACAGCGGGAAGCGACTGTATGACGGAACCACGGATGTGGTTGGCTCCGATCTGGCCGAGAACGTGGACCACTTCCTCAAGGTATGGGCAGAGGACGACCAGGGCGGTAAGAGCGCAGAGGTTACGCGGAACTTCCGCGTCATCTGGAACCGGCCGCCGACCATCTCCGGAACCGACACGGACCTGGGCGTTATAAGCGATCCGCCAAGCCTGACGTATTCCGTGAGCGATCCTGAGGGACAATCATTCACGATCACGGAGTATCTGGACGGAGAAGTGCTGCGGACGTTCTCGGGTGTGGCCGGTCAGGAGTATACGGTGACAATCCCGACTGATAAATGGCTCCGCACGTCGCTTGCGCAGCACACGCTGAAAGTCCGCGCGACCGATAGCGCCGGTCAGTTTTCAGAACGCACCTACACATTCACGCGGACGGACGACCGGATCGTCTTTGAACTTGATGAACCGTTCCTAACCGACGCGAAGGCCAACCGAGTTTTGTTTACCCTTGATGGGGTGATTCCGACAGGAGCCACCCTGCTAGTCGAGGCTTGCAACAACGCTTTCGATGCCGCACCAACGTGGGAGGACATCACAGGACCGGTCTCTGCGGGGCGCGGGTATGTCTTCCAAAACACCACAAAAACAGCAACAGACTGGGGCATCAATATCCGCGTTAAGATCATGAAAGGAACCGCGACAGAGCCGGTGATCATCAACGGTTTTGGGGGTGCATTTGACTGATGAAAATCCAAAATCCTAAGCCCATCTCACAGATACGCGAAGAGGAGCGCATACTTGCTGAAAAAGAGGTGAAAATTGCTCAGTTGGATGCCGAAACTCAAACACTTAAAGAACAAAACGCGGTCATGCAGGAAACCATCAATTTCCTGCTTGGACTATAAAATTACTAAAAGGAGAGATGCTTTATGGCAAGCAGACTGTTCAACTACTTTTTGATGTGCTGGATTAACGGCACAGTGACAGAGCAGCAGCTGGAAACGGCCGTAGCCAAAGGATACATCACCCAGGAAGAAAAAGAGAACATCCTGGCAACACCTCGATAAAACGCCTTTTCTCAGTTTAGAGAGGGCGTTTTTTCATGGGGAGCTGCGGCTCCCCCTGCATTTCTCAAAAAGGCTGGTGAGAGAAGTGGATTTTTCAGTATTGATGCCAATTATTTCGGTTGTCGCAGCTCTTAGCGGGATCGCTCTTGGCTGGCTGGGGCGCTCAAGAATGATACGACAGGATATTGCCCAGCAAGCCAGTGCAGACACGAACCTGCGCGTTGACGTGGAATACATCAAGCGGGGCGTGGACGATATACGTCTGGAACAGAAAGCCCAGGGAAAACGGATCGATGATCTCGCTGAGCGCGTCACTCGTGTGGAGGAGTCGGCCAAACAAGCGCACAAGCGGCTCAATCGACTGGAGGGGGGCGAGTGAGATGGTTTCCTACAGTCAGATCGGCATCGCGCTGGCTGCTATAGCCATCCTGGTATTGCTAGTCCTTACGTTCAGATCGATCAGAAAAAGCGAGAAGCTAGTTGGTTTTTGGAATGATTTGGATGGGCTGTCGATCACGGATACCATGTCCGTTTTGATTGTCGGCAGCTACATCCTTTTCCTGGTTCCGTTTGCATACAAACTGGTGAAGGGATCGCTTACGATGAACGATGTATCTCTGGTCGGACAAGCTATTATCCCGGTTACTACGGTTTTGGGCGGCTATTACGTAGAAAAAACAGCGAAAAACTTCTCCAGGAAGGAACAACAGAAGGGGGAGGATTACGATGCCCGAGTCTAAACAGGAAAAAGTTATCAAGCTGTTATCCACATACGTTGTGGGTAAGTATCCTTGCCCCTCTGGTGTAATCGCTCAGCTCATCCAGGAGTGCGGTTGGGACTTGAAAACACCAAAAGACATCGACACTGGCCGAGAATCTTACAACCTGGGAAACATCAAGGGAGTGGGCCCGGCCGGGAGTGTGACGATCTGGACAAACGAGTATTACAACGGTGTGAAAACCCGAGTCAAGGCGAAGTTTCGTGCCTACTACAACTATGGTGAAGCGATTGATGATCACCTTTCATTGCTTAAAAAGCCCCGGTATGTTAATGCCGGAGTGTTGAAAGCTACAGACCCACGCTCCTATGCAGAAGCCTTACAGCGCGCCGGATATGCCACTGATCCGCAGTACGCAAACAACATTATGCGGATCGTCAATCAGTACAATCTGACTCGTTTTGACAAGCTACCCAAAAACGCAGAACAGATCGCAAAGGAGGCAGAGGAAGCAGTTATGAAAGCACTTGAAGAGTGGCAATTGGAGTTGGCGGAGAGATCGATTGATAATCTGGCCAGAACACGTGATGACAAAGACGGGTTCATACTCCAGAATGCTGAGGACTGGAAAAAACGCCTGCGCGAAAACCCGCAAAGCGTCTTGGAAGACATGCCTTGGCTGGTGTTTGTGCTGCTGGACAGGGCCACAAAGGAGGAATAGACAATGACCGAAACGATCACTACATGGATTTTGGTCGCGCTGCTGACAGAGGGCGTGACGGAGATTTTGAAAGTTTTGTTTCCGGATAAGATTAAGGACAAGGCAACCTTTGCCACCTCGATTGTTGTCGGTGTAGCTCTGGCCTTCTCGTTCAATCTGCAGTTATTCAACCTGTCTGGGGTCGGTGCCTACTTTGCCACCGCTGCAGCCGGTATTCTGGCTTCCAGGGGGGCCAACTATCTGAATGGTTTCCTCAAAAAAATGGACATCATCAAGACGTTAAAATGACGACAGCGGCCCTCCCGCCAGCCAGCAGATTACGCAGCGATTGAGGCATATCTCCGTGCAGCGGCGAAGGAGATACCGGGCTACCATGTTGGAGTTTACGGCTCCTACAACGTGGTAGAGGCTATGGCGTCTGTTGGGGCATGTCAGCATTTTTGGCAGACATACGCCTGGAGCCGAGGCAATTTGTCCAAGGCGGCAAATATTTACCAGTACAAAAACGGCCAGACTCTTGCAGGTCATACGGTGGATTTCAATGAGTCGTTCGGCGACGAAGGGTGGTGGGATACGAGTATGAAAAATGTGGATAAGCCTGTAAATAACTCTGTTGATAAAGAAGCGGCCGAGAAAGTGATCAGTGTTTTGGGATCACTTTGGATGGCAAGTGCGGATAAAAAGGTCCAAGATGCTGCGCACTACGCTGCCAATGCACTGCGGGATGCGGCCGGGATACCTAGACCATAAGAGAAGCCCTCTGCCGGGAAGCCGGTGGAGGGCTTTGTTTTGTTTTTATCTGCTCCGTACCATCTCCACTAGTCCATGATCAAGCTGATGGCTGTGGAGCGGGTGCCTTTTCATGGCGTCCATGACCTTGCTCGTGTCGATCGCCAGGTAGTGCTCCAGCGTCTGGACACGAGCGTGGCCGCTGATCTCTCTCAAGACGAACAGGTCCACTCCCTGCTTGTGCAGGAACGTCAGGCAGCTACGCCGCAGCGCATGGAGGCTGAGCCCGTCCTTGTAGATGCCGAGCTTCTTGGCATATGACTTGAACAGCCAGTCGATCCCCTTCTCGCTGTATGGCTTACCGTATTTGGTAAGGAACAGCGTCTGGTCGTCCTCATCCGTGACAAAGTACTTCCGCCCGCATCGGTACCGGTTGATTTCGTGTCGACTCTTCCTCTTCTTTTTCTGAATCTCCTCATACACGATCCCGTTTTGCAGATAGAGCTGCAGCGCGTTGGCCAACTGTGGAATCATCGGGATCACCCGGTCCTTACCACCTTTTCCGTCCCGCACATGGATGTATCCCTCTTCGAAGTTGACGTCATATGTTTTCAGAGCGATCAGCTCGCTCACCCGGACACCGGTGAACAAGAAAGTGGCGAATATGGCGTAGTCTCTAACGGCATACCGACCCGTCAACATAATCCCATCCAGCAATGTTTTCGCTTGCTGCTCCCCCAGCGTGATCGGTACCGTCTTCGGCACCTTCATACCTTGGATATGCTTGGCCGGGTTTTTGGCAATCGCGTAATCGTCATGATCGACGAAATACTCGTAGAAAGAACGGATGACGGAAATGGCTCTGTTAACCGTACGCGGCGCCAGCCCGGCATCAACCAGACTGAATTTGTACTCGCGGATATCCTGCTGACGCAATTCCAATACGTCCCGGGTGGAAAAGTGATTCATGAACCGGCGCAGATCGGCCTCATACCCGATGAGGGTTTTCGGCCGCGCTCCCTTGTCCGATTTCAGGTAGAGCAGATACTCCCGGAGATACAGGTCGTTGACGTTGGCTTTGACGATGCTCAGTACGTTTTGCATGGCAATCCTCCCTGGAATGTGTATTCCAGGTCAGCGCCCGATATGGTATTATGTTGTCATCAGGCGCTGCCTGGTGCCGCAAAAGCCGTTTCTCTGTCTGCCAGGACCGGAACGGCTTTTTTGTATTTAGGAGCATACGTTCTGAGAATATGCGTTCTGTATAAAATGGAAAAATAACAACACCCACTTATAGGAGTGTTGTGAGAAAAACGCATGCTGACAAACTTTTTATGTTCTTGGCTTTACTTTTAACTCTTTTTCCACGATGAATTCTCCCTGAATATACCCCTTCATGAAAGCCTCAAGAATATCATTCATTTTTTCGCCGTTGGAAGTACATGCTTCTTTGAATTTTGCTTGTATGTCTTCATCGATGGTTGTGGTGAATGTTTTCCTAACCATATTAGACACCTACCTTTTGCATGTTTATTATATGTTTATTATATGTTTATTATAAGTGCTTTGCAACACTTTTTACTTGATCAGCTCCCTTATCCCTCGTATCTGAAACACTCTGAATGGCAACCCATCAGGAACGGCTATCCTGTTGTCGGTCAAAATAATCAGCCAAGGGAATGCCGGTGCCTGCTTGTTTTGCCACAGCTCACGGGTCCAATCGCCCCGGTGGTACAATGTGCGGTATCTAGCAAACTTATCCGCCCAAACGGCCGGAGTAAACTGGTTGCGCTGAACCTCCAGGTACATCGGCTTTCCCCAGATCGCAAAGGCGTCCGGCTCCGGAAGGCCTTTCCCGTATTTGGGCTCCGGAATAAAAATGTCTGGCGCACGCAGCTGCGCCATCTGATGGTAGACGGAGACGATCTCAAGGTAGTGCGGGATCTTTTGAGAGTCTCGTTTGATTGGGCTGGGCTTGAGCGCGTAGACATACGGTGCCTGGCTGGTGATCACCTCCACCTCCCCTCGGTCCCGCAGGCGCCGCAAGACCCGGTTTGCCTCGTTTACTGGATTTCGCAGGCCGACAAAATGCAGACGGATGATGTCATCCCGGGAGAGGCAGCGGAAGCGCTCCAGGTCTCGCAGGATCGCTTTGTCACGCGCTCGCATGCGGCGGTACCTCCTCCTGCATAAGTGCGGTCAGCAGCTCGCGGAGATCCGCGCTTTCTTCGTCGTTGAGCTCAACAGGCTGCGGAATGTTCGGGTTTATCGGCGGAAGCAAAGGCGCCTTCGCTACCCCAGCGTAGCGCCGCTTGATATCCTCCACCTGTGCTCGGGCCTCTTTGGGAGATAGCCATGGAGTCTGTACCTCGACCGTATCCGTTGCCTGCTTGACGTAGCAACGGCCCTTGGTGTCTATGCCGGACGCCGCTGCCGTACCTAGAAACATCTTGCTGTTCATGTCATCTGACATACGGTAGGCGATACGCACGTTGAGGTTGTTCTTGAGTTTACCATCCATCACTTCGCGGTCCACACGCTGCTGGGAGAGGATGAGAAAGATTCCAAAACTCCGGCCGAGCTGCCCGATCTCTTCCAGGATGTCGTGCGCCGCGCTCTCTCCCTCCAGGCTCGCAACCTCGTCGATACAAACGGCGACGTACGGGAGGCGCTCGCCGGTCAGCTCCTCATATTCGTCCAGATCCACCGCTCCCGCCTGATGGAACATCTCTTGCCGGTACAATAGCACCTCGTGCACCTCCGCAAGCATCGCAACCACCTCCGCCCGCCGAACGGCGATCGCGCCCTCTACGTGCGGCACACCCCGATAAAGACCGAACTCCGTCATTTTTAGGTCGGCCAAAAACAGCCGGAGTCGGTCGGGGCCGTACACTTGCAGCCAAGTGTTGAGGATCACTCGAAGTGCTGTTGACTTGCCCCAGCCGGTAACGCCAACCAGGCCGACGTGTGGCGCTTGCTTGAGGTCTACAGCCACGCTGCCGTTGTATGCCTCTCCAATATATAGGGCAAAGCCTCCAGTGCGTTGCAGAGCCGCCTGCGCTGTCTCCAGACTGTACGGGATCTTTGCTGGTAGAGTTTTGGGTATCAGCAGGCGGAATCGTCCGGCCCGGTCATTTACCAATTCAGCCGTCGGCCCAAACACCCGCTGGAACACCCACGCTTTGCGCTCGATCAGATCCGGCTCCATCCCGATCGGCAGGCGGAGGTTAATGGTCGTGCAGTTGGCGGCGATCGCTACGCGCTCGATGGTCGGAAAAACGCGGTACGGCTTCATCTTGCCATCGCCCCAATCCTTCCTTTGCTTCTCCACGTAGACTCCAGCCTCAATAAAAGCCCGCACAAGCATCTCTTTGACCTTGGCCTTGTCACTTATCCACCCAGGAGCTTTTAACGCCGTGTAGGCCGCACCGTATGCCAAGGTGATGGTTTTGATAAGCAGATAGAGTCCGTCTGCCAGACGGTACGTCGGCAGGCCGCCCAGGATTGATCCACCAAGCAGGTCAATCAGCAGGTTTCTGGCGAGATCCTGCAAGTAATCGTCAAACAACCTCAAAACATTCATACAATTCTGCCCCCTTTAGGCCTCGCTCCGCTCCGGGCTCCGCCCTCATCGCTGCGCTCTTAACAAACTTTCGTTTTGCCCAGACATCAATGCCCAAAGCTTGGATAACGCAATAACCCTACCGATGTAGATACTCCGGTCGCTACTGCATTAGCTATTGCGGTAGTAAAGCGTATTGGGCAGGGGTTGTACAAAATTCGAATTTTTATTCGAAGACAAGTTTAATATTCTGAATCCTTGTCCAACCTGTGGATGAGGTGATTAAAATGTTTGGACTTGGGAAGAAGAGGTCAAAGTTAGGAAAATGGCTTGATCACAGAGGAATCACACAGCAGAAACTGAGTAAGGATTCAGGAGTAAACAATAATACTATTTCGCGACTAGCTACGGATGATGAGTATCTCCCGACCATGAGAACTGCTCAGCGGATACTAAAAGCGATAAGAAAAATTGATCCTGATGTAAAACAGGATGATTTTTGGTCGATGTAGGAGGATGTTTACTTTGAAAAGTACAAGAAGGCCCAAACGGCCACCCATTAGGATCGTGGCACATTACATGCTAATCGATGGAAAAGAAGTGGAGATTGACCCATTCAAGACAGATTTACCGGATCGATGCAAATTGGTACTGGCGGAAATGATGACTGGCTATCCCTGCAGGTTCGTTGACAACATTGACAACGGATTTGACAACGCACTAAAGTAATACAGGTGAACTTAATTCGTCTTAAATTAAGAAAAACCGCAGTAGAATGCGGTTTGTGCGCTATCATTATCCAACGGAACTGTAATCGATCAAATTGACAGGGTGGGGGTCGCTGGTTCGAACCCAGTCCGGATCACCATAATACATAAGCCAAAACCCTTGAGAAATCAGGGGTTTTTTTGTTTTATCGGTGACGAAGAGGGCATCCCTGGATAAATACCCCTCTGGTCAAGAGTTAGTCAAGCATGATCGGGTGGTCAATCATCGTAAATCCCTTTAGGCAGAGGTTTTTGCCGGAGGGATTTTTTTGCCTGCCTCCAAGGTCCGACGGCCCGGGAAATGGTGTTTTTTTCCTAACAGGCTTTTGGACTTTCGGAGGATATCCCTCTTTTCTTTCATAGACTACCATATAATGGTAAGTACCTTTATTTTCAGGGATAGCGGATGGTTTGTAAAAAGGAGGGAGACCCATGGTCATTCTTCGAAAGCACTACGTGCTGATCATGCTGGTTCTGCTGATGTGTGTGCCATTTGCCGCGTTTGCGGCGGATAAACCAAACCCCAACATGCTGCGTGCCGAT
This sequence is a window from Brevibacillus composti. Protein-coding genes within it:
- a CDS encoding DNRLRE domain-containing protein is translated as MPSVTLWKNVTSIKDAYVFQANPSYPQAGLESYLYVGSHGGGGAGDIYRSMVYFDLGQIPNNVIINNATLYLNQSQGPFTDTTLALYPLSADWNEITANWGNQPSYNSSYKATATLGTNTGGKYIDVKNIVQAWVNGTIPNYGFLIKDDVESTSKNSFRTFEAKDNTNTISQPQLIIDYTIPSTGKKQVVIESNFASGKGTPSNTFTATIQTANPGDTYIIQVINAVNGNVTTSSPGWVKLGQSWNGFVCAAYFTKIASGGNDSPTFNTTGGNTTWYSQCLRLSNVKSVSQLFNSWSSGNTTQFSATGGSLSASKALMIGMTAVPTSGSWTPPLSANEQYDSYDSTTGTTVSSWAKYMYDKTTYSASDTTSTFSQSNMLMLALFEVQPKTNNPPTLTLTSPTDNQTLAEGNALPIQGTAADQDVNDNVVIKYQINNGPIRNAGSGVSDGSTPISFARTLTYSGKRLYDGTTDVVGSDLAENVDHFLKVWAEDDQGGKSAEVTRNFRVIWNRPPTISGTDTDLGVISDPPSLTYSVSDPEGQSFTITEYLDGEVLRTFSGVAGQEYTVTIPTDKWLRTSLAQHTLKVRATDSAGQFSERTYTFTRTDDRIVFELDEPFLTDAKANRVLFTLDGVIPTGATLLVEACNNAFDAAPTWEDITGPVSAGRGYVFQNTTKTATDWGINIRVKIMKGTATEPVIINGFGGAFD
- a CDS encoding XkdX family protein, whose protein sequence is MASRLFNYFLMCWINGTVTEQQLETAVAKGYITQEEKENILATPR
- a CDS encoding glycoside hydrolase family 73 protein codes for the protein MPESKQEKVIKLLSTYVVGKYPCPSGVIAQLIQECGWDLKTPKDIDTGRESYNLGNIKGVGPAGSVTIWTNEYYNGVKTRVKAKFRAYYNYGEAIDDHLSLLKKPRYVNAGVLKATDPRSYAEALQRAGYATDPQYANNIMRIVNQYNLTRFDKLPKNAEQIAKEAEEAVMKALEEWQLELAERSIDNLARTRDDKDGFILQNAEDWKKRLRENPQSVLEDMPWLVFVLLDRATKEE
- a CDS encoding tyrosine-type recombinase/integrase, with translation MQNVLSIVKANVNDLYLREYLLYLKSDKGARPKTLIGYEADLRRFMNHFSTRDVLELRQQDIREYKFSLVDAGLAPRTVNRAISVIRSFYEYFVDHDDYAIAKNPAKHIQGMKVPKTVPITLGEQQAKTLLDGIMLTGRYAVRDYAIFATFLFTGVRVSELIALKTYDVNFEEGYIHVRDGKGGKDRVIPMIPQLANALQLYLQNGIVYEEIQKKKRKSRHEINRYRCGRKYFVTDEDDQTLFLTKYGKPYSEKGIDWLFKSYAKKLGIYKDGLSLHALRRSCLTFLHKQGVDLFVLREISGHARVQTLEHYLAIDTSKVMDAMKRHPLHSHQLDHGLVEMVRSR
- a CDS encoding FtsK/SpoIIIE domain-containing protein — translated: MNVLRLFDDYLQDLARNLLIDLLGGSILGGLPTYRLADGLYLLIKTITLAYGAAYTALKAPGWISDKAKVKEMLVRAFIEAGVYVEKQRKDWGDGKMKPYRVFPTIERVAIAANCTTINLRLPIGMEPDLIERKAWVFQRVFGPTAELVNDRAGRFRLLIPKTLPAKIPYSLETAQAALQRTGGFALYIGEAYNGSVAVDLKQAPHVGLVGVTGWGKSTALRVILNTWLQVYGPDRLRLFLADLKMTEFGLYRGVPHVEGAIAVRRAEVVAMLAEVHEVLLYRQEMFHQAGAVDLDEYEELTGERLPYVAVCIDEVASLEGESAAHDILEEIGQLGRSFGIFLILSQQRVDREVMDGKLKNNLNVRIAYRMSDDMNSKMFLGTAAASGIDTKGRCYVKQATDTVEVQTPWLSPKEARAQVEDIKRRYAGVAKAPLLPPINPNIPQPVELNDEESADLRELLTALMQEEVPPHASA
- a CDS encoding helix-turn-helix domain-containing protein, with the translated sequence MFGLGKKRSKLGKWLDHRGITQQKLSKDSGVNNNTISRLATDDEYLPTMRTAQRILKAIRKIDPDVKQDDFWSM